In Halogeometricum sp. S1BR25-6, a single genomic region encodes these proteins:
- a CDS encoding type II/IV secretion system ATPase subunit, with protein sequence MATEHGSAKLSDDLKQHAMRWGHLREHLKRFRQITGEFPMLVEEASGEYESRRPNVIYHLGGPIYAQVYGNFGETTKYYAIEPELDEAEREIFDRVKDKLLERSVSKPAPEADVEYEDRIQELLEEIVMLEGAQKGRVHELIQRLDIGPLQVSEETYEKIQYRLVRDIVGLGPLEPIMRDPANEDIHVIGPNQVDVDHGVYGLLETTVEFDSKAQFDNWLRNMGERIGDPVSDAHPIVDSTLPDGSRINIIYSDDVSLKGSSLTIRQGDDVPLSVFQIAKWGTLSPDLCAYLWMALENERTIFVVGETASGKTTTLNAILSFIPQDSKIYTAEDTAEVLPPHDTWQQLLTREGRGADSEVDMFDLVAAALRSRPDYIIVGEVRGEEGRMAFQAAQTGHPVMLTFHASDIVSMIQRFTGDPINVPETFMSNCDIALFQNRVKRGNDTLRRVTSVQEIEGYSKEMGGVVTREAFYWDPVEDEIVFQGRNNSFIMEEKIATLLGYDDTRKIYDDIEYRAEIVRRAIQENITGYHEVNELIESFQRDGAEGLPFDMARI encoded by the coding sequence ATGGCGACCGAACACGGCTCCGCGAAGCTCTCGGACGACCTGAAACAGCACGCGATGCGGTGGGGCCACCTGCGCGAGCACCTCAAGCGGTTCCGGCAGATTACGGGCGAGTTCCCGATGCTGGTCGAGGAGGCCTCCGGCGAGTACGAGTCCCGCCGGCCGAACGTCATCTACCACCTCGGCGGCCCCATCTACGCGCAGGTGTACGGCAACTTCGGGGAGACGACGAAGTACTACGCCATCGAACCCGAACTCGACGAGGCCGAGCGGGAGATATTCGACCGGGTGAAGGACAAACTGCTCGAACGCTCCGTCTCCAAACCCGCCCCCGAGGCCGACGTGGAGTACGAGGACCGCATCCAGGAACTGCTGGAGGAAATCGTCATGCTGGAGGGCGCTCAGAAGGGGCGGGTCCACGAACTCATCCAGCGGTTGGACATCGGTCCGCTCCAGGTGTCCGAGGAGACGTACGAGAAGATACAGTACCGCCTCGTGCGCGACATCGTCGGTCTCGGACCGCTCGAACCCATCATGCGCGACCCGGCGAACGAGGACATTCACGTCATCGGGCCGAACCAAGTCGACGTCGACCACGGCGTCTACGGTCTCCTGGAGACGACCGTCGAGTTCGACTCGAAGGCGCAGTTCGACAACTGGCTCCGGAACATGGGCGAACGCATCGGCGACCCCGTCTCCGACGCCCACCCCATCGTCGACTCGACGCTCCCGGACGGCTCTCGTATCAACATCATCTACTCCGACGACGTGTCGCTGAAAGGGTCGAGCCTCACCATCCGTCAGGGCGACGACGTTCCCCTCTCGGTGTTCCAGATCGCCAAGTGGGGGACGCTCTCGCCGGACCTGTGTGCGTACCTCTGGATGGCGCTGGAGAACGAGCGGACCATCTTCGTCGTCGGCGAGACGGCGTCCGGGAAGACGACGACGCTGAACGCCATCCTCTCCTTTATTCCGCAGGACTCGAAGATTTATACCGCAGAAGACACCGCGGAGGTGCTCCCGCCGCACGACACGTGGCAGCAGCTCCTCACGCGCGAGGGGCGCGGCGCCGACTCCGAGGTGGATATGTTCGACCTCGTCGCGGCCGCCCTGCGTTCCCGCCCCGACTACATCATCGTGGGGGAGGTGCGCGGGGAGGAAGGGCGCATGGCGTTCCAGGCGGCCCAGACGGGTCATCCCGTGATGCTGACGTTCCACGCGAGCGACATCGTCTCGATGATCCAGCGGTTCACCGGCGACCCCATCAACGTCCCCGAGACGTTCATGTCGAACTGTGACATCGCGCTGTTTCAAAACCGGGTCAAGCGCGGTAACGACACGCTCCGGCGCGTGACGAGCGTTCAGGAGATAGAGGGCTACTCGAAGGAGATGGGCGGCGTCGTCACCCGCGAGGCGTTCTACTGGGACCCCGTCGAGGACGAGATCGTCTTTCAGGGCCGCAACAACTCCTTCATCATGGAGGAGAAGATCGCGACGCTCCTCGGCTACGACGACACGCGGAAGATATACGACGACATCGAGTACCGCGCCGAAATCGTCCGCCGGGCCATCCAGGAGAACATCACCGGCTACCACGAGGTGAACGAACTCATCGAGTCGTTCCAGCGCGACGGCGCTGAGGGACTCCCGTTCGACATGGCGAGGATCTAA
- the flaJ gene encoding archaellar assembly protein FlaJ, whose product MPMPIRRYALTVLAPAGVFFLVSLAGAVALPFPVLVRIPIFLLGVLIVAGAVLYPRLLVEEQRRGLENQLHLLITHMTVLSTTNIDRVSVFRQLGREEEYGELAIEMRRITQLVDTWNQSLDDACERRARQVPSKPLADFLDRLAYSLSAGQDIDDFLLGEQNAMVQKYITVYESALGNLEVMKDLYLSMILSMTFAVINAIVLPILTGTDATMTIGAVIVLFVFVQLGFYYVIKTMSPHDPLWYVQGEYRTKADRQIDIALYGAVALSFVLVCVLALGTVGVGSLGRTVHGVMLDTPVPLLIAAPLTPLAIPGIIARRHENRIKERDEEYPGFIRALGASESAKQSTTTAVLKTLRTKDFGVLSREIDRLYVRLNMRIGPTRSWFYFTAESSSYLIQKFSEMYNIGRQMGGRPKQLGELISRNMNEIIKLRRQREQATVTLIGVLYGITASASFAFFIGLEVVEILASFSTQMNLDQLEFGQLIYAGVYDIPFIEFLLALIILFNALLSSLMIRMVDGGHKANAYLHFVVLVWIGCASAVMTSSLAGALISV is encoded by the coding sequence ATGCCGATGCCGATTCGACGGTACGCGCTGACGGTGCTCGCACCCGCGGGCGTCTTTTTTTTGGTCAGCCTCGCCGGCGCCGTCGCGCTTCCATTTCCGGTGCTCGTCCGCATTCCCATCTTCCTCCTCGGCGTGCTCATCGTCGCCGGCGCGGTGTTGTACCCCCGACTGCTCGTCGAGGAGCAGCGCCGCGGTCTGGAGAACCAACTGCACCTGCTCATCACGCACATGACCGTGCTCTCGACGACGAACATCGACCGCGTCTCGGTGTTCCGCCAGTTGGGGAGAGAAGAGGAGTACGGCGAACTCGCCATCGAGATGCGCCGCATCACCCAACTCGTCGACACGTGGAACCAGTCGCTCGACGACGCCTGCGAACGCCGCGCCCGGCAGGTACCGTCGAAACCGCTCGCCGACTTTCTCGACAGATTGGCGTACTCGCTCAGCGCGGGCCAAGATATCGACGACTTCCTGCTCGGCGAGCAGAACGCGATGGTCCAGAAGTACATCACCGTCTACGAGAGCGCCTTAGGCAACCTCGAAGTGATGAAGGACCTCTACCTCTCGATGATTCTGTCGATGACGTTCGCCGTCATCAACGCTATCGTCCTCCCCATCCTGACGGGGACGGACGCGACGATGACCATCGGCGCCGTCATCGTCCTGTTCGTCTTCGTCCAACTCGGCTTCTACTACGTCATCAAGACGATGTCGCCGCACGACCCCCTGTGGTACGTCCAGGGCGAGTACCGGACGAAAGCCGACCGGCAGATAGACATCGCGCTGTACGGCGCCGTCGCCCTGTCGTTCGTCCTCGTCTGCGTCCTCGCCCTCGGGACGGTCGGCGTCGGCTCCCTCGGTCGGACGGTACACGGTGTCATGCTGGACACGCCCGTCCCCCTGCTCATCGCCGCGCCGCTGACCCCCCTCGCCATCCCGGGCATCATCGCCCGCCGACACGAGAACCGAATCAAAGAGCGCGACGAGGAGTACCCCGGGTTCATCCGCGCGCTGGGCGCCTCCGAGAGCGCGAAGCAGAGCACGACGACGGCCGTGCTGAAGACGCTCCGCACGAAGGATTTCGGCGTCCTCTCGCGGGAGATAGACCGGCTGTACGTCCGGCTCAACATGCGCATCGGCCCGACCCGGTCGTGGTTCTACTTCACCGCCGAGTCCAGTTCCTACCTCATCCAGAAGTTCAGCGAGATGTACAACATCGGCCGGCAGATGGGCGGGCGACCGAAACAACTCGGCGAACTCATCTCACGGAACATGAACGAGATCATCAAACTCCGTCGCCAGCGCGAACAGGCCACGGTCACGCTCATCGGCGTTCTCTACGGCATCACCGCCTCCGCGTCGTTCGCGTTCTTCATCGGCTTGGAAGTCGTCGAGATCCTCGCCTCCTTCTCGACGCAGATGAACCTCGACCAACTGGAGTTCGGGCAACTCATCTACGCCGGGGTGTACGACATCCCGTTCATCGAGTTCCTGCTGGCGCTCATCATCCTGTTCAACGCGCTGCTGTCGTCGTTGATGATCCGGATGGTCGACGGTGGGCACAAGGCGAACGCCTACCTCCACTTCGTGGTGCTCGTGTGGATCGGCTGTGCGAGCGCCGTGATGACCTCCTCGCTCGCGGGAGCACTGATAAGCGTATGA
- a CDS encoding CheF family chemotaxis protein has translation MTDEPHAQTDASTLEPPGRGRDPRKRELRTDGGTASPGNDDLLEAYRQRKEEPAEDGETAETRKRRELRRSKNGESIVVDFVANFVAGGDATFEPVKGRVLMSERRLILATSRSKTVVPITAIFDIAVGQVPPEVEEFFDYTVMVGYIVGNRRRTTVIGGDRETIEKFSLLLFRATLNGSTTLVKHPAKVGGRVMDTPKRKTGLHLDYESVVFPGNDVFSEGDDPFEIDLASVIFFEVIERTVDDEKRLVLSVQHFENSQTVTSEISMGSRRKMNILGRYLRLIYHWIKSDVRDVELEEETLEVLVGLYSTGSDVDLASLLELEAAELEHHLGELFDDNLVTDVELPCELTPQGRLVVNEEIEGVNV, from the coding sequence ATGACCGACGAACCCCACGCACAGACTGACGCATCGACGCTCGAACCGCCGGGCCGCGGTCGTGACCCCCGCAAGCGCGAACTCCGGACCGACGGGGGGACGGCCTCCCCCGGCAACGACGACCTGCTCGAAGCCTACCGTCAGCGGAAAGAAGAACCCGCAGAGGACGGAGAGACGGCGGAGACGCGGAAGCGGAGGGAACTCCGCCGCTCGAAGAACGGCGAGTCCATCGTCGTCGACTTCGTCGCGAACTTCGTCGCCGGCGGCGACGCCACCTTCGAACCGGTGAAGGGGCGCGTCCTGATGAGCGAGCGCCGACTCATCCTCGCCACCTCGCGGTCGAAGACGGTCGTCCCCATCACCGCCATCTTCGACATCGCGGTCGGGCAGGTGCCGCCGGAGGTCGAGGAGTTCTTCGACTACACCGTCATGGTCGGCTACATCGTCGGCAACCGCCGGCGGACGACGGTCATCGGCGGCGACCGCGAGACCATCGAGAAGTTCTCCCTCCTGCTGTTCCGCGCAACGCTGAACGGGTCGACGACGCTCGTGAAACACCCCGCGAAGGTGGGCGGCCGCGTGATGGACACGCCGAAGCGCAAGACCGGACTCCACCTCGACTACGAGTCGGTGGTGTTCCCCGGCAACGACGTGTTCAGCGAGGGCGACGACCCGTTCGAAATCGACCTCGCCTCGGTCATCTTCTTCGAGGTCATCGAGCGGACGGTGGACGACGAGAAGCGACTCGTGCTCTCGGTGCAGCACTTCGAGAACAGCCAGACCGTCACCTCCGAGATATCGATGGGGTCGCGCCGGAAGATGAACATCCTCGGGCGCTACCTCCGACTCATCTACCACTGGATCAAAAGCGACGTTCGCGACGTGGAACTCGAAGAGGAGACGCTCGAAGTGCTCGTCGGCCTGTACTCTACCGGGTCCGACGTGGACCTCGCGTCGCTCTTGGAACTTGAGGCGGCGGAACTCGAACACCATCTCGGCGAACTGTTCGACGACAACCTCGTCACCGACGTGGAACTGCCGTGCGAACTGACGCCGCAGGGCCGGTTGGTGGTCAACGAGGAGATAGAGGGCGTCAACGTCTGA